One window of Mesorhizobium sp. PAMC28654 genomic DNA carries:
- the lptM gene encoding LPS translocon maturation chaperone LptM — protein MTGSRILMTLTLLAAMAAVTACGRKGALDTPYEAAVQARKDAERAKQPVPPEPTKPVEDKKFILDPLI, from the coding sequence ATGACCGGAAGCAGAATTTTGATGACGCTGACGCTTCTGGCAGCGATGGCCGCCGTGACGGCCTGCGGCAGGAAGGGCGCGCTCGACACGCCCTATGAGGCAGCCGTGCAGGCCCGCAAGGATGCCGAGAGAGCCAAGCAGCCCGTACCGCCGGAGCCGACAAAACCGGTCGAAGACAAGAAGTTCATTCTCGACCCGTTGATCTAG
- a CDS encoding iron ABC transporter substrate-binding protein: protein MRYALSTLAGATALAISLIVGPAMADDAGIIVYNAQHESLTKEWAEGFTKETGIKVTVRNGGDSDFSNQIVAEGASSPADVFLTENSPAMVLVESAGLFAPVEADTLAQVPQDYQPASGKWVGVAARSTVFAYNKTKLTADQLPKSMLDLADPSWKGRWAASPSGADFQAIVSALLQLKGEAATADWLKAMKTNFTAYKGNSTVMKAVNAGEIDGGVIYHYYYFGDQAKTGENSKNVELHYFKNQDPGAFVSISGGGVLASSKHPKEAQAFLKWVTGKGGQEVLKTGDSFEYAVGKGAESNPKLVPLADLQAPKVDATTLNSKKVTDLMTAAGLL, encoded by the coding sequence ATGAGATATGCTCTTTCCACCCTTGCCGGCGCCACCGCGCTCGCAATCAGCCTGATCGTCGGTCCGGCGATGGCCGATGATGCCGGCATCATCGTCTACAACGCCCAGCACGAGAGCTTGACCAAGGAGTGGGCCGAGGGCTTCACCAAGGAAACGGGCATCAAGGTCACCGTGCGCAACGGTGGCGACAGCGATTTCTCCAACCAGATCGTCGCTGAAGGCGCTTCCTCGCCCGCCGACGTGTTCCTGACGGAAAACTCGCCGGCCATGGTGCTGGTAGAGAGTGCCGGCCTGTTCGCACCGGTCGAAGCCGATACGCTGGCCCAGGTTCCGCAGGACTACCAGCCGGCGAGCGGCAAATGGGTGGGTGTGGCCGCGCGCAGCACAGTCTTTGCCTATAACAAGACCAAGCTGACCGCCGACCAGTTGCCGAAGTCCATGCTTGATCTCGCCGATCCGAGCTGGAAGGGCCGTTGGGCCGCCTCGCCATCGGGCGCCGACTTCCAGGCGATCGTCAGCGCGCTTCTTCAGCTCAAGGGTGAAGCCGCCACGGCCGACTGGCTGAAGGCGATGAAGACGAATTTCACGGCCTACAAGGGCAACAGCACGGTGATGAAGGCAGTCAATGCCGGCGAAATCGATGGCGGCGTGATCTACCACTATTACTATTTCGGTGATCAGGCCAAGACCGGCGAAAACAGCAAGAACGTCGAGCTGCATTATTTCAAGAACCAGGATCCGGGCGCGTTCGTCTCGATTTCCGGTGGCGGCGTGCTGGCCTCGAGCAAGCATCCCAAGGAAGCACAGGCCTTCCTGAAGTGGGTGACCGGCAAGGGTGGCCAGGAGGTTCTGAAGACCGGTGATTCCTTCGAATACGCGGTCGGAAAGGGCGCAGAATCCAATCCAAAGCTGGTGCCGCTGGCCGATCTGCAGGCGCCGAAAGTCGATGCGACGACGCTGAACTCCAAGAAGGTCACCGATCTGATGACCGCGGCCGGCTTGCTTTAG
- a CDS encoding sigma-70 family RNA polymerase sigma factor yields MTGKDEAELSRLMRAAIAGDERAYADFLHRVAMLVRGFARRKIVQGGVDPEDVVQETLLAIHVKRHTWRQDAPVLPWVYAIARFKLIDAFRRRGRRIEIDVDDIAETFAEPEADTVSERDINRALDSLSPAQRSVVSAVSVEGRSIGETAAKFGISETAVRVSLHRGLAAIAKRFGQGRFGRE; encoded by the coding sequence GTGACCGGCAAGGACGAGGCCGAGCTTTCCCGGCTGATGCGGGCCGCGATCGCGGGAGACGAAAGGGCTTACGCCGACTTTCTGCACCGGGTTGCCATGCTCGTTCGGGGCTTTGCCCGGCGCAAGATCGTGCAGGGCGGAGTCGACCCCGAGGATGTCGTGCAGGAAACCTTGCTGGCCATTCATGTGAAACGACATACTTGGCGCCAGGATGCGCCGGTGTTGCCGTGGGTTTACGCCATCGCCCGTTTCAAGCTGATCGATGCGTTCCGGCGGCGCGGGCGGCGCATCGAGATCGATGTCGATGATATCGCCGAGACTTTCGCCGAGCCGGAAGCGGACACCGTCAGCGAGCGCGACATCAACCGGGCGCTGGACAGCCTGTCGCCGGCCCAGCGTTCCGTGGTCTCGGCTGTGTCGGTGGAAGGCCGTTCCATCGGCGAGACGGCAGCCAAGTTCGGCATCAGCGAGACGGCGGTGCGCGTGTCGCTGCATCGCGGGCTGGCCGCCATTGCCAAGCGGTTTGGGCAGGGGCGTTTCGGGCGGGAATGA
- the argH gene encoding argininosuccinate lyase encodes MNDKKASNQMWGGRFASGPAAIMEAINASISFDRKLYAQDIRGSIAHSEMLAQAGIILAADQEKIAHGLNTILKEIEAGTFEFSTRLEDIHMNVEARLAELIGPAAGRLHTARSRNDQVAVDLRLWVKDECFRVAEALKGLIAAFLERAEEHAATVMPGFTHMQTAQPVTFGHHCMAYVEMFGRDLSRVRDAIERMDESPLGSAALAGTSFPIDRHATAKALGFREPMRNSLDGVSDRDFALEFLAMAAICATHLSRLAEEIIIWSTPQFGFIRLSDSFSTGSSIMPQKKNPDAAELVRGKTGRVNGHLVGLLTVMKGMPLTYGKDMQEDKESVFDAAETLDLMLAAMTGMVSDMTVNATAMKKAAGSGYSTATDLADWLVRTLGLPFREAHHVTGRAVALAEEKKVALDKLSLEDLQSIHPGITSDIFSVLAVQNSVKSRTSFGGTAPSEVRRQIRYWKKRLAKA; translated from the coding sequence ATGAACGACAAGAAGGCCAGCAACCAGATGTGGGGCGGACGTTTTGCCTCGGGCCCGGCCGCGATCATGGAAGCCATCAACGCGTCGATCTCGTTCGACCGCAAACTCTATGCACAGGACATTCGCGGCTCGATCGCCCATAGCGAGATGCTGGCGCAAGCGGGCATTATTTTGGCGGCCGATCAAGAAAAGATCGCTCACGGGCTGAACACGATCCTGAAAGAGATCGAAGCCGGCACGTTCGAGTTCTCGACCCGGCTGGAAGACATCCACATGAATGTCGAGGCCCGCCTCGCCGAGCTGATCGGCCCGGCGGCGGGACGGCTGCACACCGCCCGCTCACGCAACGACCAGGTCGCCGTCGACCTCAGGCTCTGGGTCAAGGACGAGTGCTTTCGCGTCGCCGAGGCGCTGAAAGGCCTGATCGCGGCATTCCTGGAACGCGCCGAAGAGCACGCGGCAACCGTCATGCCCGGCTTCACCCATATGCAAACGGCGCAGCCGGTGACCTTCGGCCATCACTGCATGGCCTATGTCGAGATGTTCGGCCGCGACCTGTCGCGCGTCCGCGACGCCATCGAACGCATGGACGAAAGCCCGCTGGGTTCGGCGGCCCTTGCCGGCACCAGCTTCCCCATCGACCGGCACGCAACCGCGAAAGCGCTCGGCTTCCGCGAACCGATGCGCAATTCCCTGGACGGGGTTTCGGACCGCGATTTCGCGCTCGAATTCCTTGCCATGGCGGCGATCTGCGCGACGCATCTGTCGCGGCTGGCCGAGGAGATCATCATCTGGTCGACGCCGCAATTCGGCTTCATCAGGCTGTCGGATAGCTTCTCCACCGGCTCGTCGATCATGCCGCAGAAGAAGAACCCGGATGCCGCCGAACTGGTGCGTGGCAAGACCGGTCGCGTCAACGGCCATCTGGTCGGCCTGCTGACCGTGATGAAGGGCATGCCCCTGACGTATGGCAAGGACATGCAGGAGGACAAGGAATCGGTGTTCGACGCCGCCGAGACGCTCGACCTGATGCTGGCGGCGATGACCGGCATGGTCTCCGACATGACGGTGAACGCAACAGCGATGAAGAAGGCTGCCGGCTCCGGCTATTCGACGGCGACCGACCTTGCCGACTGGCTGGTGCGAACGCTCGGCTTGCCGTTCCGCGAGGCGCACCATGTCACCGGCCGCGCGGTGGCGCTGGCCGAGGAGAAGAAGGTGGCGCTGGACAAGCTGTCGCTCGAGGATTTGCAATCCATTCATCCCGGCATCACCTCGGACATATTCTCGGTGCTTGCGGTGCAGAATTCGGTGAAGAGCCGGACAAGCTTCGGCGGCACCGCGCCATCGGAAGTGCGCAGGCAGATACGCTATTGGAAAAAGCGGCTGGCGAAGGCTTGA
- the lysA gene encoding diaminopimelate decarboxylase — protein sequence MNHFDYRDGVLHAEDVAIPDIAERVGTPFYCYSTATLTRHYRVFAQAFAGLDALVCYAMKANSNQAVLKTLANLGAGADVVSEGELRRAMAAGIPASKILFSGVGKTAREMDFALSAGILCFNVESEPELELLSARATALGKVAPISLRINPDVDAKTHKKISTGKAENKFGIPWQKARQVYARAAELPGIKVTGIDTHIGSQITELQPFDDAFALLVELVGALRADGHAIEHVDLGGGLGIPYRTDNNPPPLPDAYAQIVRKHVTKLGLRVMFEPGRLIVGNAGILVSEVIFVKEGDAKNFLVVDAAMNDLIRPTLYDAFHDIKPVVQPPADTPRMMVDVVGPVCETGDYLGLDRDLPRLKSGDLIAVSTAGAYGAVQAGTYNTRLLVPEVLVDGDRFHVVRPRQTYDELIGLDSVPAWLE from the coding sequence GTGAACCACTTCGACTACCGCGACGGCGTGCTGCATGCCGAGGACGTGGCCATCCCCGATATCGCCGAACGGGTTGGCACGCCGTTCTATTGTTATTCGACGGCGACCCTGACCCGGCACTATCGGGTGTTTGCCCAGGCCTTTGCCGGGCTCGACGCGCTGGTCTGCTACGCCATGAAGGCCAATTCCAACCAGGCAGTGCTGAAGACGCTGGCAAACCTCGGCGCCGGCGCCGACGTGGTGTCGGAAGGCGAATTGCGCCGCGCGATGGCCGCCGGCATTCCTGCCAGCAAGATCCTGTTTTCGGGCGTCGGCAAGACCGCGCGTGAAATGGATTTTGCTCTCAGCGCCGGTATCCTCTGCTTCAATGTCGAGTCGGAACCCGAACTCGAACTGCTGTCGGCCCGCGCCACGGCGTTGGGGAAGGTGGCGCCGATCTCGCTGCGCATCAATCCGGATGTCGATGCGAAGACCCACAAGAAGATCTCCACCGGCAAGGCCGAGAACAAGTTCGGCATTCCCTGGCAGAAGGCGCGGCAGGTCTATGCCCGCGCGGCTGAGCTTCCGGGCATCAAGGTCACCGGCATCGACACCCATATCGGCAGCCAGATCACCGAGTTGCAGCCCTTCGACGACGCCTTCGCCCTGCTGGTGGAATTGGTCGGCGCGTTGCGAGCCGACGGCCACGCCATCGAGCACGTCGACCTCGGCGGCGGCCTTGGCATTCCCTACCGCACGGACAACAATCCGCCTCCCCTGCCCGACGCCTACGCGCAGATCGTCAGGAAGCATGTCACAAAGCTCGGACTGAGGGTGATGTTCGAGCCAGGCCGGCTGATCGTCGGCAATGCCGGCATCCTCGTCTCCGAGGTGATCTTCGTGAAGGAAGGCGACGCCAAGAATTTCCTGGTCGTCGACGCCGCCATGAACGACCTGATACGGCCGACGCTCTATGACGCTTTCCACGACATCAAGCCGGTGGTGCAGCCGCCGGCCGACACGCCGCGCATGATGGTCGATGTCGTCGGCCCGGTCTGCGAAACCGGCGATTATCTTGGCCTCGACCGCGACCTGCCCAGGCTGAAGTCCGGCGACCTGATTGCCGTGTCCACCGCCGGCGCCTACGGTGCGGTGCAGGCTGGCACCTACAACACGCGCTTGCTGGTGCCGGAAGTGCTGGTCGACGGCGACCGCTTCCACGTCGTGCGCCCGCGCCAGACCTATGACGAGCTGATCGGATTGGATTCAGTGCCCGCTTGGCTGGAATAG
- the tlpA gene encoding thiol:disulfide interchange protein TlpA, which translates to MADRNRLFPAPRLILAALVAGVLAGAVAVYVRESGSGNNAPAQQAAVGDSKDDVACAAKSERAKKVAASATGQVAALLPADPPQSLRSLAFNGPDGKPMTIADHAGKTVLLNLWATWCAPCRAEMPALDALQKEKGSNAFEVVAVNVDAGDDVKPKKFLKDTGVESLGYYRDSTMALFNDLKTRGLALGLPVTMLVDGEGCLIAHMNGPAEWSGPDANRLVEAALAPSG; encoded by the coding sequence ATGGCAGACCGCAATAGACTTTTCCCGGCCCCGCGCCTCATCCTTGCCGCTTTGGTGGCGGGCGTGCTTGCCGGCGCGGTCGCGGTATATGTCAGGGAGAGCGGTTCTGGCAACAACGCGCCAGCACAGCAGGCCGCTGTCGGCGACAGCAAGGACGATGTCGCCTGCGCCGCCAAGAGCGAACGCGCCAAGAAGGTCGCTGCCTCCGCCACCGGACAGGTCGCCGCACTTTTGCCGGCCGACCCGCCGCAATCGCTGAGAAGCCTCGCCTTCAATGGCCCCGATGGCAAGCCGATGACGATCGCCGACCATGCCGGCAAGACGGTGCTGCTCAATCTGTGGGCGACCTGGTGCGCGCCGTGCCGTGCCGAGATGCCGGCGCTCGATGCGCTGCAGAAGGAAAAGGGCAGCAACGCGTTCGAAGTCGTCGCCGTCAATGTCGATGCCGGCGACGATGTGAAGCCGAAAAAGTTCCTCAAGGACACCGGCGTCGAGTCGCTCGGCTACTACCGCGATTCGACGATGGCGCTGTTCAACGATCTCAAGACGCGCGGCCTGGCGCTTGGCTTGCCTGTGACCATGCTGGTCGATGGCGAGGGCTGCCTGATCGCCCATATGAACGGCCCGGCCGAGTGGTCGGGGCCAGACGCCAACAGACTGGTGGAAGCGGCGCTCGCTCCATCAGGCTGA
- a CDS encoding ABC transporter ATP-binding protein, with protein sequence MSFLELNGLHKHYGPVAALAGVDLKVASGSRTAIVGPSGCGKTTLLRLIAGFEAPDQGRIVLDGTVLANGGSAVPAHRRGVGVVAQDGALFPHLTIADNIGFGMARDEDKRAERIVELAYTVGLDKAILKRHPHELSGGQQQRVALARAMAMKPRLMLLDEPFSALDTGLRASMRKAVAELLEAAGITTILVTHDQAEALSFASQVAVMRDGRFSQIGTPRELYLKPKDRMIAEFLGDAIILPAKISNGFANSPLGRIAVDTKEQRDVARIMLRPEQIGLKRTSREGMSGTSDMPFGEVTESEFAGSTCMIAVRLLNSADPPDAAAIGNTPLILRKPGMDAPMVGEIVRLTVSGKAHVFA encoded by the coding sequence ATGAGCTTTCTTGAACTCAATGGCCTGCACAAGCACTACGGCCCGGTCGCCGCGCTTGCCGGCGTCGACCTCAAGGTTGCCAGCGGCAGCCGCACGGCGATCGTTGGCCCCTCCGGCTGCGGCAAGACCACCCTGCTGCGGCTGATCGCCGGCTTCGAGGCGCCGGACCAGGGCCGGATCGTGCTCGATGGCACGGTGCTGGCCAATGGCGGCAGCGCGGTACCCGCGCATCGCCGCGGCGTCGGCGTGGTGGCGCAGGACGGCGCCCTGTTCCCGCATCTGACCATCGCCGACAATATCGGCTTCGGCATGGCGCGTGACGAGGACAAGCGCGCGGAGCGCATCGTCGAACTCGCCTATACCGTCGGGCTCGACAAGGCGATCCTGAAACGCCATCCACACGAACTCTCGGGCGGCCAGCAACAGCGCGTGGCGCTGGCGCGGGCCATGGCCATGAAACCCCGGCTGATGCTCCTCGACGAGCCGTTCTCGGCGCTGGATACCGGCCTGCGCGCCTCGATGCGCAAGGCCGTGGCCGAGCTTCTTGAGGCCGCCGGCATCACCACCATCCTGGTGACCCACGACCAGGCCGAGGCCCTGTCCTTCGCCAGCCAGGTGGCTGTCATGCGCGACGGCAGGTTCTCGCAGATCGGCACGCCGCGCGAGCTCTATCTCAAGCCGAAGGACAGGATGATCGCCGAGTTCCTTGGCGATGCCATTATCCTGCCGGCGAAGATATCGAACGGCTTCGCCAACTCGCCGCTCGGACGTATCGCCGTCGACACGAAGGAGCAGCGCGATGTCGCCCGCATCATGCTGCGTCCCGAGCAGATAGGGCTGAAACGAACCTCACGCGAGGGCATGTCGGGTACCTCGGACATGCCATTCGGCGAGGTGACGGAATCCGAGTTCGCCGGTTCGACATGCATGATCGCGGTGCGGCTTCTCAACAGCGCCGATCCGCCCGATGCCGCCGCGATCGGCAACACGCCGTTGATCCTGCGCAAGCCCGGCATGGATGCACCAATGGTCGGCGAGATCGTCCGGCTGACCGTATCCGGAAAGGCGCATGTATTCGCCTAA
- a CDS encoding PAS domain S-box protein, whose product MTSRHLFGFRPERQALLALPVASFIAVLALVLLPRLDVGAETLRLSLQISFVVIAGAGALIGLFVLRISRDRRQIAEGEQRFRRMMEDSPIGIAVVGLDGRILKANSTFATMLGYTREEIEALTVLQITHPDHVQAGRETMEGLTDGMANTFHFEKRYLRKEGTSVWAQLAGSIIRDTDSGRPLYLVSQIEDIDARKQSEARIAEAETRWNFALAGAGQGVWDLDRRKGGTTYSGTWVKMLGYSEGDLDGDPDRWLTMIHPDDREMVAEADRAHLEGKTDFFEAEFRMRHKDGHWIWILDRGKAIERDDGGRLVRAIGSLTNITRRKQAEESFAVSAAMLADEKERLRVTLLSIGDAVICTDAANRVTFMNPVAEKLTGVAGLDALGKMLGHVYWAVDEETGQRIGVTRPSVSGNAPSDQNSRAVLIRRDDTRCSIRQVVSSIINDRGEFCGLVIVFQDFIDARALQRQLAHAAAHDALTGLANRSSFIRAMEDLVDQARRSGAEHQFMFVDLDHFKLVNDTSGHAAGDALLKQVAGAMRGALGPEDIVARLGGDEFAVILKSGSAASAKIAARSIIDAIRGLGFLWDGRPHQIGASIGLAAIRAGCGEVDEIIALADAACYVAKAAGRGCVFATPDEDETTASPGTPKPLAAAS is encoded by the coding sequence GTGACGTCGCGGCATCTTTTCGGCTTTAGGCCTGAGCGACAGGCATTGCTGGCGTTGCCGGTAGCGAGCTTCATCGCTGTCCTGGCGCTGGTCCTGTTGCCGCGCCTCGACGTCGGAGCCGAGACCCTCAGGCTCAGCCTGCAAATATCCTTCGTGGTGATCGCCGGAGCCGGTGCCCTCATAGGCCTGTTCGTCCTTCGCATATCGCGGGATCGCCGGCAGATCGCCGAGGGCGAGCAGCGCTTTCGTCGGATGATGGAGGATTCGCCAATCGGCATCGCCGTGGTCGGCCTCGATGGCCGCATTCTCAAGGCCAATTCCACCTTCGCCACCATGCTTGGCTACACCCGCGAGGAGATCGAGGCGCTGACCGTCCTGCAGATCACGCATCCAGACCATGTCCAGGCCGGCCGCGAAACGATGGAGGGCCTGACGGATGGAATGGCCAATACGTTTCACTTCGAAAAGCGCTACCTCAGGAAGGAAGGAACCTCTGTCTGGGCCCAGCTTGCCGGCTCCATTATCCGCGATACGGACAGCGGCCGGCCGCTCTATCTCGTCTCGCAGATCGAGGACATCGACGCGCGCAAGCAATCCGAGGCGCGGATAGCCGAAGCCGAGACGCGCTGGAACTTTGCCTTGGCGGGCGCTGGCCAAGGCGTCTGGGATCTCGACAGGCGCAAGGGTGGCACCACCTATTCCGGGACCTGGGTGAAGATGCTGGGTTATTCGGAGGGCGATCTCGACGGCGACCCCGACCGCTGGCTGACGATGATCCATCCTGACGATCGTGAAATGGTCGCGGAGGCCGACCGGGCCCATCTCGAGGGCAAGACGGATTTCTTCGAAGCCGAGTTCAGGATGCGTCACAAGGACGGTCACTGGATATGGATACTCGATCGCGGCAAGGCCATCGAACGTGACGATGGAGGACGATTGGTCAGGGCCATCGGCAGCCTCACCAACATCACGCGCCGCAAGCAGGCCGAGGAAAGCTTCGCCGTGTCCGCCGCGATGCTGGCCGACGAGAAGGAGCGGCTGCGGGTAACGCTTCTATCGATCGGCGACGCCGTCATCTGCACGGATGCCGCGAACCGCGTAACCTTCATGAATCCGGTTGCCGAGAAGCTGACCGGCGTCGCGGGCCTCGATGCTCTCGGCAAGATGCTTGGCCATGTCTACTGGGCGGTCGACGAGGAGACGGGACAAAGGATCGGCGTGACGCGGCCTTCAGTCAGTGGCAACGCGCCCTCGGATCAGAATAGCCGTGCGGTGCTCATCCGGCGCGATGACACGCGATGCAGCATCCGTCAGGTCGTATCGTCGATCATCAACGATCGCGGCGAGTTCTGCGGGCTGGTCATCGTTTTCCAGGATTTTATCGATGCGCGCGCCCTGCAGCGCCAACTCGCCCATGCCGCCGCTCACGATGCACTGACCGGACTTGCCAACCGTTCGAGCTTCATACGCGCCATGGAGGATCTGGTCGATCAGGCGCGCAGGTCCGGCGCCGAGCATCAGTTCATGTTCGTCGATCTCGACCATTTCAAACTGGTCAACGACACCAGCGGCCATGCCGCGGGTGATGCCTTGCTCAAGCAGGTTGCCGGTGCGATGCGTGGCGCGCTTGGCCCGGAGGATATCGTCGCGCGTCTTGGCGGCGATGAATTCGCCGTCATCCTGAAGTCAGGTTCGGCCGCGAGCGCCAAGATAGCCGCGCGATCGATCATCGACGCGATCCGGGGTCTGGGCTTCCTGTGGGATGGCCGGCCCCATCAGATCGGCGCCAGCATCGGGCTGGCCGCGATCCGCGCCGGCTGCGGCGAAGTCGACGAGATCATCGCGCTGGCCGATGCGGCCTGCTACGTAGCAAAGGCCGCCGGCCGGGGATGCGTTTTCGCGACGCCGGACGAGGATGAGACAACAGCCAGTCCAGGGACGCCGAAGCCGCTTGCGGCGGCGTCCTGA
- a CDS encoding NrsF family protein, giving the protein MRTDDLIKALDADVRNKAMPLRSAWWMAAGAAALIAAAVFMLTIGPRPDFMAAAHTMRFLSKFVFTAVLAVSAFVLIRALSVPGAATGRAAMGMIAAPLLVAVAVILELFAVPSADWGTRLVGTNMYICMTFIPLIGIGPLAVFLWMLRYGAPTRPVLAGAVAGLLAGGLAATFYAAHCFDDSPLFVATWYTIAIGALAVLGALGGRFFVRW; this is encoded by the coding sequence ATGAGAACGGACGATCTCATCAAGGCGCTGGACGCCGATGTTCGCAACAAGGCGATGCCGTTGCGCTCGGCCTGGTGGATGGCGGCCGGCGCCGCCGCCTTGATCGCGGCAGCGGTTTTCATGCTGACGATCGGTCCGCGTCCCGATTTCATGGCGGCCGCGCATACGATGCGCTTCCTGTCCAAATTCGTCTTCACGGCTGTGCTTGCGGTCAGCGCCTTTGTCCTTATCCGCGCCCTGTCGGTCCCCGGCGCAGCGACGGGTCGGGCGGCCATGGGGATGATCGCCGCGCCGCTGCTCGTGGCCGTGGCCGTCATTCTGGAGCTGTTCGCCGTGCCCTCGGCCGACTGGGGCACGCGTCTGGTCGGTACCAACATGTATATTTGCATGACCTTCATACCGCTGATCGGTATCGGGCCACTTGCCGTCTTCCTGTGGATGCTGCGCTACGGCGCCCCAACGCGGCCGGTGCTTGCCGGCGCTGTTGCCGGCCTGCTCGCCGGTGGGCTGGCGGCGACCTTCTATGCCGCGCACTGCTTCGACGATTCGCCGCTTTTCGTGGCCACCTGGTACACGATCGCAATCGGCGCCCTTGCCGTGCTTGGCGCGCTGGGGGGCCGATTCTTCGTGCGCTGGTAG
- a CDS encoding ABC transporter permease, whose protein sequence is MQPAADLARSGLPSGTTGRHRRPLSWIAIVAAFVSLFALLPLAFIIWVAVQTGWETVAALVFRPRVGELLVNTVLLVLLAVPISIVLSVALAWLTERSDLPGARIWAWLAVAPLAIPAFVHSYAWITMVPRLHGLWAGVLVSVIAYFPFLYLPVSAALRRLDPALEDAAAALGLGPWRVFWRVVLPQLRLALCGGSLLVGLHLLAEYGLYVFIRFDTFTTAIVDQFQSTFNGPAANMLAGVLVTCCFVLLGLEVLVRGEERYARVGSGAARQQQRTKLGRATILCMVLPILTTLLALGVPFVTIGRWLVAGGADVWRFDEIGLALGQTLFLALAGALLATVAAMPMAWISIRAPGPLQRLLEGCNYIVGSLPGVVVALALVTITVRIAMPLYQTLFTILVAYALMFLPRALVSLRASIAQAPVELERAASSLGRPPLKALWSTTIRLSAPGAAAGMALVALGIMNELTATQMLAPNGTRTLAMAFWSYSGEIDYASAAPYALIMVAMSLPLTWLLYVQSKRMAGR, encoded by the coding sequence ATGCAGCCCGCCGCCGATCTGGCGCGTTCAGGCCTGCCGTCGGGAACAACGGGCCGACATCGCCGGCCGCTGTCGTGGATTGCGATCGTCGCCGCCTTCGTCTCGCTGTTCGCTCTGCTGCCCCTCGCCTTCATCATCTGGGTTGCCGTGCAGACCGGCTGGGAAACCGTGGCGGCGCTGGTCTTCCGGCCGCGCGTTGGCGAGCTTCTGGTCAACACCGTCCTGCTGGTGCTGCTGGCCGTGCCGATCTCCATCGTTCTGTCGGTGGCGCTGGCATGGCTCACCGAGCGCAGCGACCTGCCCGGCGCCCGGATTTGGGCGTGGCTTGCGGTGGCGCCGCTCGCCATCCCCGCCTTCGTCCACAGCTACGCCTGGATCACCATGGTGCCCAGGCTGCACGGCCTGTGGGCCGGCGTTCTCGTTTCCGTCATCGCCTATTTCCCATTCCTCTATCTGCCGGTGTCGGCGGCCCTGCGCCGCCTCGACCCCGCTTTGGAGGACGCGGCGGCGGCGCTCGGCCTTGGACCCTGGCGCGTGTTCTGGCGCGTCGTGCTGCCGCAATTGCGGCTGGCGCTCTGTGGCGGCTCCCTGCTGGTCGGGCTGCATCTTCTGGCCGAGTATGGCCTCTATGTCTTCATCCGCTTCGACACCTTCACCACCGCGATCGTCGACCAGTTCCAGTCGACCTTCAACGGACCGGCCGCCAACATGCTGGCCGGCGTTCTGGTCACCTGCTGTTTCGTGCTGCTCGGGCTGGAAGTGCTGGTGCGCGGCGAGGAGCGCTATGCCCGCGTCGGTTCCGGCGCGGCGCGCCAGCAACAGCGCACGAAGCTCGGACGCGCCACAATCCTCTGCATGGTTCTGCCAATCCTCACCACGCTGCTGGCGCTTGGCGTACCCTTCGTCACCATCGGCCGCTGGCTCGTGGCTGGCGGCGCCGATGTCTGGCGTTTCGACGAAATCGGCCTGGCGCTCGGGCAGACGCTGTTCCTGGCGCTTGCCGGTGCGCTGCTCGCCACCGTCGCCGCCATGCCGATGGCCTGGATATCGATCCGTGCTCCCGGCCCCCTGCAACGCCTGCTGGAAGGCTGTAACTACATCGTCGGCTCGCTGCCCGGCGTCGTCGTGGCGTTGGCCCTGGTCACCATCACGGTGCGCATTGCCATGCCGCTCTACCAGACCCTGTTCACGATCCTGGTCGCCTACGCGCTGATGTTCCTGCCGCGCGCGCTGGTCAGCCTGCGGGCCTCGATCGCGCAGGCGCCGGTCGAGCTCGAACGTGCGGCCTCGAGCCTTGGCCGGCCGCCGCTCAAGGCGCTGTGGTCGACGACGATCCGCCTTTCGGCGCCAGGTGCCGCCGCCGGCATGGCGCTGGTGGCGCTCGGCATCATGAACGAGTTGACGGCGACCCAGATGCTGGCGCCCAATGGCACCCGCACGCTGGCGATGGCGTTCTGGTCCTACAGCGGCGAGATCGACTATGCGTCGGCGGCACCCTATGCCCTGATCATGGTGGCGATGTCGCTGCCGCTGACCTGGTTGCTCTATGTTCAATCGAAGCGGATGGCCGGGCGATGA